In Drosophila simulans strain w501 chromosome X, Prin_Dsim_3.1, whole genome shotgun sequence, one DNA window encodes the following:
- the LOC6725502 gene encoding AP-1 complex subunit gamma-1 isoform X2: MYPYYEQDWSVLPPENNRRFNPAFNMATIRQAFTEAVERVRMPTPTRLRDLIRQIRAARTAAEERAVVNKECAYIRSTFREEDSVWRCRNIAKLLYIHMLGYPAHFGQLECLKLTASTRFTDKRIGYLGAMLLLDERQDVHLLITNCLKNDLNSSTQFVVGLALCTLGAIASPEMARDLASEVERLMKSPNTYIRKKATLCAFRVIRRVPELMEIFLPATRSLLSEKNHGILITGVTLITEMCENSSDTLMHFKKIVPNLVRILKNLILGGYSPEHDVSGVSDPFLQVKILRLLRILGHNDPDASEAMNDILAQVATNTETSKNVGNTILYETVLSIMDIRSEGGLRVLAVNILGRFLLNSDKNIRYVALNTLLRTVHADTSAVQRHRTTILECLKDPDVSIRRRAMELSFALINAQNIRTMTKELLLFLEKADAEFKAQCSSGMILAAERYSPTTRWHLDTQLSVLIAAGNYVRDDVVSSTIQLVSSSPVPEQTYITNRFWESLQVANHCEDKQPLLQVAVWAIGEYGDLFMYGANEDEFERPTESDLIAVYYKFLTSAQVSTTSKQYALVSLAKLSTRLQQCVEEIQALITSFGSHLNVDLQQRGVEFTQLFGHYKHLRPPLLEKMPAMQISRISSQNGESGGGSFDDNSPDVIENGVEGGGGGGHSLIESNMNTLGDNTNILLDLLGSTDLSAGGAGDLVAATDLSNAVHKKNSRNANDVAAPVSNNQDLLDLLDLDLSAPSSTTTGAPAGGGGGGGIVALVGDNNQSSAANMNNMLGGLDLGGFGSGLDSSASIPTNGNDLASMLGGLGAPPAASAPLAAPASVGNLIDGHAGSLLADLNPTAASNNVAVPPQGPRLTALDKDGLLVQLVSVRGSDCMRIYMTTTNNSDNTLDQYLLQAAVQRSFQLQMLTPSGSVLPPGGVITQEMRVVATSNATLRMRLRIQYVLDGQQQVEQTEVSGFPEQQPAPAAAE, translated from the exons ATTTAATCCAGCCTTCAATATGGCCACCATACGGCAAGCATTCACAGAGGCGGTGGAGAGAG TCAGAATGCCTACGCCCACACGCCTGCGCGACCTCATCCGACAGATTCGCGCCGCCAGAACCGCCGCCGAGGAGCGGGCGGTGGTCAACAAAGAGTGCGCCTACATACGGAGCACGTTCCGCGAGGAGGACTCCGTCTGGCG CTGTCGCAACATTGCCAAGCTGCTGTACATACACATGCTCGGCTATCCGGCTCACTTTGGCCAACTGGAGTGCCTTAAGCTGACGGCCAGCACGCGGTTCACAGACAAGCGGATCGGCTACCTGGGcgccatgctgctgctggatgagCGGCAGGATGTCCACCTGCTCATCACCAACTGCTTGAAGAA CGACTTGAACAGCTCGACGCAGTTCGTCGTGGGCTTGGCCCTGTGCACTCTGGGTGCGATCGCCTCGCCGGAAATGGCCCGGGATCTGGCCAGCGAGGTGGAGCGTCTGATGAAGTCCCCGAACACGTACATTCGCAAGAAGGCGACGCTGTGCGCCTTTCGCGTCATCCGTCGTGTGCCCGAGCTGATGGAGATCTTCTTGCCGGCCACGCGTTCCCTGCTCAGCGAGAAGAATCATG GAATTTTGATCACTGGCGTTACGCTGATCACGGAGATGTGCGAGAACAGTTCGGACACGCTGATGCATTTCAAGAAG ATTGTGCCGAACTTGGTGCGCATCCTGAAGAACCTGATCCTGGGCGGCTATTCGCCGGAGCACGATGTCAGCGGCGTTAGCGATCCGTTCCTGCAGGTGAAGATCCTGCGACTGCTGCGCATCCTGGGCCACAACGATCCGGACGCCTCGGAGGCGATGAACGACATACTGGCCCAGGTGGCCACCAACACGGAGACGAGCAAGAATGTGGGCAACACCATCCTCTACGAGACCGTGCTCTCCATCATGGACATACG CTCGGAGGGTGGACTGCGCGTCCTGGCCGTCAATATACTGGGACGATTCCTGCTCAACTCGGACAAGAACATTAGGTACGTGGCGCTGAACACGCTGCTGCGAACGGTGCACGCGGACACGTCGGCGGTGCAGCGGCATCGCACCACCATTCTGGAGTGCCTCAAGGATCCGGACGTCTCGATCCGTCGGCGGGCGATGGAGCTATCGTTTGCGCTGATCAATGCACAAAACATACGTACAATGAccaaggagctgctgctcTTCCTCGAGAAGGCGGACGCCGAGTTCAAGGCGCAGTGCAGCTCGGGCATGATCCTGGCCGCCGAGCGATACTCCCCGACCACGCGCTGGCATCTGGACACGCAGCTGAGCGTGCTGATTGCCGCGGGGAACTATGTGCGCGACGACGTCGTCTCCTCCACCATCCAGCTGGTGTCCAGCAGTCCCGTCCCGGAGCAGACGTACATCACGAACCGTTTCTGGGAGTCGCTGCAGGTGGCCAATCATTGCGAGGACAagcagccgctgctgcagGTTGCCGTCTGGGCCATAGGCGAGTACGGCGATCTCTTCATGTACGGCGCCAACGAGGATG AGTTTGAACGGCCCACTGAGAGTGATCTGATCGCTGTGTATTATAAGTTTTTAACCTCTGCTCAAGTCTCGACCACAAGCAAGCAATATGCTCTGGTCTCCCTAGCCAAGCTAAGCACGCGTTTGCAACAGTGCGTGGA GGAAATCCAGGCACTGATCACGTCCTTTGGCAGCCATCTGAATGTGGATCTGCAGCAGCGAGGCGTGGAGTTCACGCAGCTCTTTGGCCATTACAAGCATCTGCGCCCACCGCTGCTGGAGAAGATGCCGGCTATGCAGATCAGCAGGATTAGCTCGCAGAACGGCGAGAGCGGCGGTGGCTCCTTCGACGACAACAGTCCCGATGTCATCGAAAATGGCGTGGAgggaggcggcggtggcggaCACTCACTTATCGAAAGCAATATGAACACCCTTGGTGACAATACG AACATTTTGCTGGATCTGCTGGGCAGCACGGATCTCTCGGCGGGAGGCGCTGGTGATTTGGTGGCAGCCACGGATCTCTCGAATGCCGTGCATAAAAAGAACTCGCGCAATGCCAACGATGTGGCGGCGCCCGTTTCCAATAACCAGGATCTGTTGGATCTGCTCGATCTGGATCTATCCGCGCCGTCGTCCACGACGACGGGTGCGCCGgcgggcggaggaggaggcggtggcatTGTGGCTCTGGTCGGCGATAATAACCAGAGCAGTGCGGCAAACATGAATAACATGCTCGGTGGCCTGGACTTGGGCGGCTTTGGATCTGGTCTGGACAGCTCTGCCAGCATACCCACAAACGGCAACGATTTGGCCAGCATGCTGGGTGGCCTGGGAGCCCCACCGGCTGCATCAGCGCCTCTGGCGGCTCCAGCTTCCGTTGGCAACCTCATCGATGGCCATGCCGGCAGTCTGCTGGCCGATCTGAATCCCACGGCTGCCTCCAACAATGTAGCAGTG CCTCCACAGGGTCCCAGGCTGACGGCGCTGGACAAGGATGGGTTACTCGTGCAACTGGTTTCGGTCAGGGGCAGCGACTGCATGCGCATCTATATGACGACCACGAATAACTCAGACAATACCCTGGATCAGTACTTGCTGCAG GCGGCTGTGCAAAGGAGTTTCCAGCTGCAGATGCTGACGCCATCCGGTTCCGTGCTGCCGCCCGGCGGAGTTATAACGCAGGAGATGCGCGTGGTGGCCACGTCGAAT GCGACACTGCGGATGCGTCTGCGCATACAGTACGTGCTcgatggccagcagcaggTGGAGCAGACGGAGGTCAGTGGATTCCCCGAGCAGCAGCCGGCGCCGGCGGCCGCAGAGTAG